The genomic segment TTCGGTGCCACAATCAAGAAGACCCTTTCCTGGATAGCCACTGCCTCCTCTCAGAAGGCAGGGCGCTTGAAacagagcctctgaagatgaacatcatagtcaggtaggttcataaggcaGTGGGTAGCTATTCAGGtttgttggtcccaaaccatatagtaCTTTAAAGATCAGCACCAGCCTCTGTGtaattcatagactcatagatgtggaaggggctgtacaggctatctagcccaacccccttcttaatcagcctagagcatccctgacaagtgtatgtccagcctctgcttgaagacggcCAGAAAGGGGCACTGCACCACCTTGCTAGACAATCCATTCCACTGCTGACCCactcttattgtaaaaacaaacaaacaaggttcctaatatccagctgtttccccctcctaatttatacccattgttgtgagtcctatcctctgctgccaacaggaacagctcactgccctcctctaagtgacagcctttcatagaatcataaagttggaagggaccaccagggtcatctagtccaacccccagcacaatgcaggaaattaacaactacctccccaccatccccagttacccccaccctccccccgccatgcaggatcccataatcaaagcactcccgacagatggccattcagcctctgcttaaagacctccaaagatggggactccaccaccctctgaggcagtgcattccaccatcgaacagccctcaccatcagaaagttcctcctaatgtttaggtggaatcgcttttctattagtttaaatccattgctccgtgtcctagtctctggagtaacagaacaacatggctatcatgtctcccctcaaccttctccaaatacacaaagagagcaatcatgcccccgctcaacttctccagactgaacattcccaagcccctcagcctgtcctcgtagggcttggtctccaggcccctgatcaatCCCTGATCAATcccacctgctccattctgtccacatccgttttgaagtgaggcctccagaactgcacacagtactccaggtgtggcctgaccaatacagtgtacagcggaactatgacatgtTGCGATGTGGATgtcatgcctctgttgataccctccaagatcacattagctttttttgctgctgcatcacacggGCTGCTCATACTTAGCATACAGTCcatccgtaccccaagatcttgttcgcaCACACGGCTACTCAGAAGTGTTTCCCCCAGCCagtatgcatgcatttttgtTCCCCGGATGTAGGACTCTGCATGTATCCTTGTTGAATTACATCTTGCTCTGATCTGCCCGCTTTTACATTGTGTTCTGATTTGTAAATTGAATGAGTAAtctctccaccccctcatccagatcatatataaaaaatattgaaaagtaccaggcccagaatcaAGCCCTGAGGCACCCTACTGGATAgttcattcagatgaaatgccattgacaactactttttgggtgcagttctccaaccagttccctatccacctaactatcttaGAGTCCTAGAATTCTGCCCTCATATACTTatgcaggccctgacctggatggcccaggctagcctgatctcgtcagggtcagccctggttattatttggttgggagaccaccaaggaataccagggttgctgtgcagaggaaggcactggcaaaccacccctgttagtctcttgccatgaaaaccccaaaaggggtcgccataagttggctgcgacttgacggcactttatacacacacatacttacACATGGTGTCTTCTGTGGTGTTGAACTTCATTCTCTGATCAAATGTCCTCTTCTGCATTATCCATAAGAGGTTcatataaaaaaatgaaataaacggAACCACTCTTATGAAAGCCTTTATTCTAAATATATGTTGTACCTTTTATACTAAAATATTATTGAACCGTTGTATCAAAAGCTGTTGGGGAGTGTTAAGAATATCCACAGGGAGGCAGTGTTCAGATGAAAATCATGGCTGCAGAGAGCCAAAGTTGCCTGTGTCCCTTGGCCAGTTTAGAAACCAAATTAACATAGACAAAATAGCTTGGTCTGCATTCACTTTGCAAAAAGGTGAACTCTGTTGGAACTCCAGATTATAGACTTACTTCCCCTTCTAATGAGAAAGTTTTGTTCCACCAGGTGgaatcagagccagtgtggcgaactttaactgggttggttttcccactcctatatatgaagcctgctgggtgaccttgggctagtcacagttctctcagaactctttcagccgcacctacttcacatggtgtctgttgtggggaggagaggaaaggtgattgtaagttggtttgattccccttcaaagataaagttggcatataaaaaccaactcttcttcttcttcaggtaacAGGAAGGTTGATGAGAATTACAGTGAACGATGTGGGGTGTCTTTCGAAACAATAAGCCATGAAGTGGAGGAAGAGCCTTCTGGGAGTCAAGAAGAGTCAAAGAGGCAGGAGGAAAACAAAGGGGAGAAGTCAGGGGGTCAGTCTTTAGTTTTCCAGGCCAGTAGCTTGCTCAAAAAGAATCacaagggaaagaggaggaaTGAACCTTCTGAAAGTGGAGAAATATTGAGATGCGAATCCAACTTTTGTTCTTCCCATCAGAGGATCCATACACTGTATGAAACTTATAAATGTTGTGAATGTGGTAAGGGGTTCAGTAGGCTCGTCAGCCTCACTTCTCATAAGAGAATCCATATGAGGGAGGAACCATCTGAGAGCTCCGAGTGTGAAAACAGTTTTGGTCTGAGTGaaaaccttacttcccatcaaagaacccacacaggccaAAAACCATGCCGAAGCTCAGAGTGCAGGAAAAGGTTCAGGGGTAACACAACATCTACTTTGCATCAGGAAATCCATTCAGaggaaaaacaatataaatgcttggaatgtggaaagctcTTCTGCCGGCGAGCACACTTCACTgagcatcagagaatccacacaaaagagaaaccatataaatgcttggagtgtggaaagaacttcactCACAAACGAGGACTCACttcccatcagagaatccacacaaaaGAGAAGCCATATGTGTGCTTGaagtgtgggaaaaccttccgTTGGAAGCCAGCCCTCACTtaccatcagagaatccacacaaaggagaagccaTATGTGTGCTTGAAATGTGGGAAAACCTTCCGTTCGAGCTCATGCCTCACTTCACATATGAGTAGCCACACAAAGGAGAAGCCGTATGTGTGTTTGaagtgtgggaaaaccttccgTTTGAGTTTATCCCTCACTTCACATCTGAGAATCCactcaggggagaaaccgtacCAGTGCACAGTATGTGGGAAATGCTTTAGTCAGAGAGCACACCTTACTTCCCATCGAAGAATCCATTCTGGAGAGAAACCCTATCAATGCCAGGAGTGTGGAAAAGGCTTCAGTCAGAGCTCACACCTGACTATACACCaaagaatccacacgggagagaagccctataaatgcttggaatgtggaaagagtttcacttCTAGCCATCATCTTAAATCACATGAAAAAATCCACACTGGGGTgcagccatataaatgcctggattgtgggaaaagtttcagtcaCAGCTCAAGCCTTAAGCTACATGAAagagtccacacaggggagaagccgtataaatgcatgGAATGTGGGAGAAGCTTCAGTGGCAGCTCAGCCCTTACTATACATCAAagagtccacacaggggagaagccatataaatgcatggaatGTGGGAGAAGCTTCAGTTGCAACTCAACCCTTAATCTACATCAAAGAGTCCACAAAGGAGAGAAGCTGTATAAATgcatggaatgtggaaagagtttcacttctagccagtaccttaaacaacacaaaagaatccacacaggggagcagccgtataaatgcctggattgtgggaaaagtttcaatcAGAGATCAAGCCTTAAtctacatcaaagaatccacacagggcagAAGCCACATAAATGCATGGAATGTGGGAGAAGCTTCATTCAGTGCTCAAAACTTAAGCAACATCAAagagtccacacaggggagaagccatttaaatgcatgcaatgtggaaagagtttcacttCTAGCCACTACCTTAAACAACACAAAATAATCCACACAGGGCAGAAGCCACATAAATGCATGGAATGTGGGAGAAGCTTCATTCAGTGCTCAAAACTTAAGCAACATCAAagagtccacacaggggagaagccatttaaatgcatgcaatgtggaaagagttttggCAGCCGTTCACAACTTACATCACACAAGAGAACTCACATGGGGTAAATGGTTAAATGCGTGCAGTGTGGAAAGGACTTCACCAGCGGTgcacagcttgtgtgtgtgtgttaagtgttacCTAAactgctctttggatggggaattagcttaagAAAtaggtaactatgtatttatatagcgaaATCACCCTTTGTCTACGAGGGTTGTTTCCAGTGACTCCCAGAATGAAGATAGACcaaagatttccagattaaaaaggTGTTTATGTATATTCAATCATTCAATATTGCAGATGCATACATGCAAGATACTAAGAATACAAAGGAGATAGGCTTAGAGAAATTGAGGAAATTATTAATTAGGagatactttaccaatctctaaaagtggagatgttccaaaatccgtggctTGCAGGTACAAAAGTTAATACAGAGTGggatagggaagggggggggttgtgtggagTTCCGTGGAACTCAACACACACATGGGCAGAATCTAGGGCAGGGAGAAGTAAGATATATCCTTCTCTGTGAGGGGGTTGGTGAgttgagattctccagatggctccttccaaaACAATAAAAGAGATCAAAAGACTTCAGGGTAAGGTGGCAATTTGTTTACTAAAGCTGTTGCCCTTTGATTTACATATCCTGGGGTGATCCTTTGGATCTTCTCATGTTTGATCAGATCTCCAGAGGTTGTAAATCTTCACACTtcaggggggcagcaggggaatcctttaatgtagattgCTGAGGAAGTTTTCCCAGGATACAACAGAAtgcaggaggaggggggatttgcagagaagggctacgtgatgctctcgctttgGCATAATGGCTGCTtcttggatcaggagacaatcaggaatcATGGCTTCTCTTTTGCAGGTTCTGCAGAGGTGTTCCAGTCTCTTTGTCCTGGAACAGTCTGTTGTACGaagctggggagagctagcccagagcagcgggCTATTAATGTGCGACAGTTCAGTGAGCCTCTGGTGTGGATGCCATGACCAGGCTGGAGGtcaggcagcaatgtttcaaacagttcagtgagtctctaTTATGGGTGCCATgtccagggctggagctttagGTAAAATTTCTTAACATAAGTGCTGCCAGGTTGTTTCCaactcttggcaaccctataaatcaatatcctccaaaacattccatccttaacagccttctcaggtcttgtaaactgagggctgtggcttcctttatacaatcaatccatctcttgttgggtcttttcttttcctgctaccttttcctagcatgattgtcttttccagtgactcctgccttctcataatgtgaccaaagtacgatagcctcagtttagtcattttagcttctagggtcagttcaggcttgatttgatctataccccactgatttgttttttggcagtccatggtatcctccaacactctcctccaacaccacatttcagaggaatttactttcttcctatcagcttttttcattgtcctgctttcccacccatacacatgtggaatactatggcatgaattaacttgatctttggttcttgtaggttatccgggctgtgtaaccgtggtcttggaattttctttcctgacgtttcaccagcagctgtggcaggcatcttaggagtaacactgaaggacagtgtctcctctgaagatgcctgccacagctgctggcgaaacgtcaggaaaggaaatgccaagaccacggttacacaacccggataacctacaagaaccaatgaactctgaccgtgaaagccttcgacaatatttttaacttgatcttggttgccagtgacgcaTTCTTAcaattaagaatcttttctatctccttcatggttgcccttcccagttcTGATCTCTTTCTGATTACAGGACATCATAAAGTCCACACCAGAGAGGATGGAAAATAAAGACCAGGGTGTCAAACATGAAGCCTGAAGGCCGGATGCGGCCTCCGGAGGGCTTCCCTCCAGCCCGCAAAGCAGCCAGCCCCTactccctctcccctttctgggtTTCCTGGGGCTGCTCCGGCCCGTGAGCCCAGCCAGCCGCCTTCCGCTgaccctttctgggcttcccagaaACTGAAGATTGTGCTGCTGTCTCCCCGCCGGGAGGCAGTGCAATCTTCATTTCCTCCCCACCTTAACGGAGCCCTACGTGGAGCTTTCCTGGGGTGGTGGGCTGAAGATTGTGCTCCTGGCTGGGAGTttgactgggggaggggaaaactgtgcttgtgtgtgtgtgtgtgtgtgtgtgtgtgtgtgtgtgtgtgtgtgtgtgtgaagtgctgtgaagtcacttccaacgcatgacgaccctatgaatcaatgttccccccaaacgtcctatccttaaacgccttgctcaggtcttgcaaattaagggcagtggcttccttgattgagtcagtccacctcttgtggggttttcctcttttcctgctgccttcaacttttcctagcatgattgtcttttccagtgactcataatgtgtccaaagtacgacatcctcagtttagaaattttatcttctagggtcagttccgacttgatttgatctataacccactgatttgttttttgacagtccagggtatctgtaacactctcctccaacactctaAATATGTATCTCCCTCCCTATATTGCATTGCTCAAATTATGCAGCAAGATGACCAACTTCCTGCTCCCCAAGTGTAAACCTCAGCAGCTGGAGCTTCAGGGCAACTTCTGAGGGTCAGGCCTAAGTGAGCAAGATGCTGATCTCCTATCCTCAggcctcagcaatcttgcactgcTGCTCTATAGGTAGAAGAACTTCCCAAATGTTAATTCTCCATGCAATTCCTAAAACAAACAagaggatgtactaaaaggaatgacaggattgcccattggaaacaatgggaaagGCTTGCATGCTCACTGGAGATAATGGGAACTTCTCCAATGTTAATTCTCCATGCAATTCCTAAAACAagaggatgtactaaaatgacAGCCCCTCgtagtagcagaagtgttctgggactggaatggcagTCCAAGAATGCTTCTgttactcccaggggctgtcactcCATTCTGTGACACGCCATTCCAGTCTGAGAGCAcaaattctgttcccaggcagccacccacccaccccccagtccagaacaaatgtaatgccagggaccagagatataaactacagaagacacaggcaaagccaattaatgatattatttttttacttaaaatacaaacacgcttaaaacaatgacaaaaataatatcattaattgactttgcctgtgtcttctatgaagttcgtatctctggtacctggcattacattttatggtatgtaTTTATTTGGTACTCATGGCCTGGCTCAACCTATTGATATTTATGCcctatctggccctcataacaaatgagtttgacacccctgatctagacgcAGGGACTGTGGAAAAAGATTCAGCTGGCGATGCCATTTTAGATCCCATCAAAGAATGCATGAAGAGGAGAAATCATAGAAATGATTGCACTAAAAGGTTTGTTTTTGTAATACAACGAGCTTTACAGATGCCAAAGAATTCACAGAGACCCCAAATGATTGAATGATTAATTAGGAAATAACTTTTTTTCCAATGAGCCCTCGAGCTTTAGTAAACAGCAGGGAACCTGCTAATGGAGTAGCGCTTCAGAGAGCTGTGGTAAACCTGACCATCCTTAGTTGTCCTGAGcctgcagaggaggaagaagggggagtTAAAACTATGTGGGTTTTTCTCTCTAGACTTCCAGCCCTGGCTAtttttcctgccttcctcccaaAGCCCATCATGCCCATATTTACTGAGTGTTCTAAATTGGATTGCAGCCACTGTTTGCATTTTCTCACTACCGCCAGCGGACTGTAATTCCACAACCTCTGAGCATGCTCCAACATgatctggcagtcttcaagcagcggctggacgaacacctGTCagcgatgctctaggctgatcctgcattgaacagggaggttggaaaagatggcctgtatggccccttccaactctatgattctaggatgaaTAATCCTAAATGGCCCTGTTTTCTCTTCATAGGTTTAGCCAATAACCCCATACGACAATAATAGCCCCAAATAGCCCCAATGATTTAATTCCTCCGAAATGAACCTGCAGACGGGAAACCTCCCCAAAGGGGGCTGCAGATTCACTCTTCCATGCCAAGCATTGAACAGCCCAGAATTGTATCCTTTTCTCCCAGTGATTGCAATAATTGTTCCTTGGTTTCCTAACACCAGCAGAAACATCCTGGCACATCTTTGGACCATTCTCTGTAGGCAAAGCTGACAACAATTTCCAAGTCTTCGTCGTTGAGATCTCCTGTTTGGAAAGCAGAGAGGCTCCCATTTCCTGCCACGCCTGTCCGAACGTAGCCTTTTAGCTAATGTTAGCTAATGGCTGCAAGTTGTCCTCCGGCAATGCTGGTGAGGAGAACGAGAAGCGttagttttataccccactttttctctacctttaaggcgtttcaaatcggcttacaatggccttcccttactctccacacaacagacaccttgtgaggtaggtggggctgagagagtccactAGAATAGTTTTACAATTTATTTAACAGAATTTCAGGAGTATAGCTCATTAAATAGCTCAttaaatggaatggtttccaattggcaaaggtgttagacaaggatgtattgtATCTCCCTAtccaatctatatgcagaacatataattaggaaagctggattagatttagatgaaggtggagtgaaaattggagggaggaacattaataatttgagatatgctgatgacactacattattggcagaaaatagtgaagatttgaaacgactactgctgaaagttaaaagagaaagtgccaaagcaggactacagctgaacatcaagaaaacaacagtaatgactacaggagaattacacaactttaaggttgacaatgaggagattgaaattgttcaagactttctattccttggctccaccaccaaccaaaagggagactgcagccaagaaattagaaggagattgagactaagaagggcagccatgaaggagctagaaaatattttgaagtgtaaggatatgtcactggccaccaagactagattaattcatgccctcgtattccctattactatgtatgggtgtgaaagctggacagtgaagaaagctgataggaagaaaatagagtcctttgaaatgtggtgtttgaggagagagttacggattccgtggactgcccaaaaaaacaaatcagtgggttataaatcaaatcaagcctgaactgaccctagaagttaaaatgactaaactgaggctatcgtattttggtcacgtcatgagacgacaagagtcactggaaaagacagtaatgctaggaaaagttgagggcagcagataaagaggaagacccaacaagagatggattgactcagtcaaggaagccacagccttcaatttgcaagatctgagcaaggctgtcaaagataggacattttggaggactttcattcatggggtcgccatgagtcagaggcgacttgatggcacttaacacacacacacagctcattAAATAATTTCCTTTAATGACTGGAGGGCCTTATGTAAAAACTTTGAATAAAATATTGAATAACATCAGAGGAtaaacatttttctcctctttttttaaaaaaatgaatatgtaaagcacatataccccccccccccgtttttgttGTGTGTGAGATATCCCTTTTTAATGACCAAACGAGTTACAAAATAATTAGCAAACTTGTAGAATATCAGGCAGGTGTCATTCTTAAACGAAACTAGCAAAGGTgggcgttgttgtttttttaaagcaatgtggGATATGTCTCGGTAATTTCAGAAATAAAGCAAACTTTTTTTTCTCATGGCTTATGCGATTGTATGTATGGAAGGAGAGCCTGTGGTGTCAGGGTGTGGAAGG from the Euleptes europaea isolate rEulEur1 chromosome 1, rEulEur1.hap1, whole genome shotgun sequence genome contains:
- the LOC130481061 gene encoding zinc finger protein 883-like, whose translation is MQPAQGPVSFEEVAVRFTKAEWALLNPDQRALYREVMVENYENVASLGSGRASEPGSRSSLLWSRVETLKMQPAQCPVSFEEVAVRFTKAEWALLNPDQRALYREVMVENYENVASLAIPKPGLISWLQEREAPFPPDSEDEEQSAGQKPCRSSECRKRFRGNTTSTLHQEIHSEEKQYKCLECGKLFCRRAHFTEHQRIHTKEKPYKCLECGKNFTHKRGLTSHQRIHTKEKPYVCLKCGKTFRWKPALTYHQRIHTKEKPYVCLKCGKTFRSSSCLTSHMSSHTKEKPYVCLKCGKTFRLSLSLTSHLRIHSGEKPYQCTVCGKCFSQRAHLTSHRRIHSGEKPYQCQECGKGFSQSSHLTIHQRIHTGEKPYKCLECGKSFTSSHHLKSHEKIHTGVQPYKCLDCGKSFSHSSSLKLHERVHTGEKPYKCMECGRSFSGSSALTIHQRVHTGEKPYKCMECGRSFSCNSTLNLHQRVHKGEKLYKCMECGKSFTSSQYLKQHKRIHTGEQPYKCLDCGKSFNQRSSLNLHQRIHTGQKPHKCMECGRSFIQCSKLKQHQRVHTGEKPFKCMQCGKSFTSSHYLKQHKIIHTGQKPHKCMECGRSFIQCSKLKQHQRVHTGEKPFKCMQCGKSFGSRSQLTSHKRTHMG